A window of Calliopsis andreniformis isolate RMS-2024a chromosome 3, iyCalAndr_principal, whole genome shotgun sequence contains these coding sequences:
- the LOC143177069 gene encoding uncharacterized protein LOC143177069, with product MFRKVSLIFKRLNVKPFIRQNQQVIKMIHTRNLAEMTTEQTQDFLNSFDVVLSDCDGVLWHVYETIPYALDTLKTLQDLGKRVYLVSNNSTITVDQYCHKLAKQGLIMKPDQIINSATVISWYLNKINFKDQAFVIASTAFRKTLVESDIRLTAEAPSIDEKNPKFIVRSLEDVKGVKAVVIDFSLFFDWVKLAYAISCLQNKDVLYITGVEDEWISTGHDRRVIGSGPLMDIVTKYSGRKPIRCAKPSEMLKDHVLEKCNIQNPKRCLFIGDTLQYDMKFATMGGFMKLFVESGLDQLKNAKEVGVSPDFFIPNLGMLYPMIESLDKSVNVKQK from the exons GTTATCAAGATGATACATACAAGGAACTTGGCCGAAATGACGACAGAACAAACACAGGATTTTCTAAATTCCTTCGACGTAGTTCTTTCAGACTGTGATG GTGTTCTCTGGCATGTATATGAGACGATACCATATGCGTTGGACACATTAAAGACATTACAGGATTTAGGTAAAAGGGTGTATCTTGTGTCAAACAATAGTACGATAACTGTGGATCAGTATTGTCATAAACTAGCGAAGCAAGGGTTGATCATGAAACCG GACCAAATAATAAACTCAGCGACAGTGATCTCTTGGTACTTAAATAAGATTAATTTTAAGGATCAGGCGTTTGTGATCGCCTCCACAGCATTTAGAAAAACTTTAGTCGAGAGCGATATTCGGCTGACAGCGGAAGCT CCATCAATAGATGAAAAAAATCCGAAATTTATAGTAAGGTCTCTAGAAGACGTAAAAGGGGTGAAAGCAGTAGTCATCGATTTCAGTTTGTTTTTTGACTGGGTTAAATTGGCCTATGCAATATCTTGTCTGCAGAATAAAGATGTTTTGTACATCACAGGAGTGGAGGATGAATGGATCAGTACTGGTCATGACAGAAGAGTCATAG GTTCGGGCCCTCTGATGGATATTGTTACGAAATATAGTGGTAGAAAACCAATCAGATGTGCGAAACCTAGTGAGATGCTAAAGGATCATGTTCTAGAGAAGTGCAATATACAAAATCCGAAACGATGTCTCTTCATCGGTGACAC GCTACAATACGACATGAAATTCGCAACTATGGGTGGATTTATGAAGCTCTTTGTCGAATCAGGCCTTGATCAGTTAAAGAATGCGAAGGAAGTCGGTGTGAGCCCTGACTTTTTCATTCCAAACTTGGGAATGCTGTATCCTATGATTGAGTCGTTAGACAAATCTGTGAATGTGAAACAGAAATAA